One Candida dubliniensis CD36 chromosome 1, complete sequence genomic region harbors:
- a CDS encoding eukaryotic translation initiation factor eIF-2A, putative (spliced gene), translating to MSKTTEIFCRLPKSVELIQDFKDITPSPKANGECRAALYSKNGDFFAYTQPQEVVILDTTGEAKVYHRIEIPEVFDIYFSPEGTYLCLWCKPIQLNKENGTWNNNLKIFNIKTKTIIAEWSAKHQNAWKPQFTSEENLFARSINQKEIHFFELDPTSDSIVNINQPSFKYKVNDPKATLQAFQISPGRNPSVAIFIPEKSGKPANVSIYNIPNFNQPICFKNFFKAEKCQLKWNSLGTALLALASTDHDTTNKSYYGETNLYLLGIAGSYDSRIDLKREGPIHDITWSPTAREFAVSYGYMPSETTFFDSRGNAIHSLPTAPRNTILYSPHAKFVLVAGFGNLQGTVDVYDRQNKFSKVITFEASNTSVCEWSPCGRFILTATTSPRLRVDNGCKIWHASGKLIYLKEFPELFSIGWKPQALDCFPPIRNLEPAPQAHESTKEYLEKRQALASAAAKKPAGAYRPPHARGAGGAGNGSGSGANVAASSLYQKELQNNLRSNGSSPSPPPGLSRAAGNIPRVRTVVGAPPPVEKESKAAAKNRKKREAKKQAQEKSNSPAPAAAAGEAATTPTPAATAGVIGGVASLEEKKIRSLLKKLRAIEQLKMKQAAGETLEDTQVIKISKEDEIRSELQTLGWNE from the exons atGTCCAAAACAACTGAAATATTTT GTCGTCTTCCGAAATCTGTAGAGTTAATCCAAGATTTCAAAGATATAACTCCATCACCAAAGGCAAACGGTGAATGTCGTGCGGCCTTATATTCCAAAAATGGTGATTTCTTTGCTTATACCCAACCTCAAGAAGTAGTTATATTAGATACTACTGGTGAAGCAAAAGTATATCATCGTATTGAAATTCCCGAAGTGtttgatatttatttttcccCAGAAGGTACATATTTATGTCTTTGGTGTAaaccaattcaattaaataaagaaaatggtACTtggaataataatttaaagatttttaatattaaaactaaaactattATTGCTGAATGGAGTGCTAAACATCAAAATGCTTGGAAACCTCAATTTACTTCTGAAGAAAATCTTTTCGCTAGAAgtataaatcaaaaagaaattcatttttttgaacTTGATCCAACTTCTGATTCAATTGTCAATATAAATCAACCAAGTTTTAAATATAAAGTTAATGATCCAAAGGCTACATTACAAGCTTTCCAAATATCACCAGGAAGAAACCCTAGTGTTGCTATTTTTATTCCAGAAAAAAGTGGTAAACCAGCCAATGtatcaatatataatattcCTAATTTTAATCAAccaatttgttttaaaaattttttcaaagctGAAAAATGTCAATTGAAATGGAATTCTTTAGGTACTGCATTATTAGCATTAGCTTCTACTGATCATGATACTActaataaatcatattATGGGGAAACCAatctttatttattagGAATTGCTGGATCTTATGattcaagaattgatttgaaaagagAAGGTCCTATTCATGATATTACTTGGTCACCAACTGCTCGTGAATTTGCTGTTAGTTATGGTTATATGCCTTCAGAAACAACATTTTTCGATTCTCGAGGTAATGCTATTCATTCATTACCTACAGCTCCAAGAAATACAATTTTATATTCACCTCATGCTAaatttgttcttgttgctGGATTTGGTAATTTACAAGGTACAGTTGATGTTTATGATCgtcaaaataaattttctaAAGTGATCACTTTTGAAGCTTCAAATACTTCTGTTTGTGAATGGTCCCCCTGTGGTAGATTTATATTGACAGCTACTACATCCCCTCGATTAAGAGTTGATAATGGTTGTAAAATTTGGCATGCTAGTGgcaaattaatttatttgaaagaattCCCTGAATTATTTTCTATTGGTTGGAAACCTCAAGCATTAGATTGTTTCCCCCCAATTAGAAATTTAGAACCGGCACCACAAGCTCATGAATCAACTAAAGAATATTTAGAAAAACGTCAAGCTTTAGCATCAGCTGCTGCCAAAAAACCTGCTGGTGCTTATCGTCCTCCACATGCAAGAGGAGCAGGAGGAGCAGGTaatggtagtggtagtggtgcCAATGTCGCTGCTTCATCTTTGTATCAAAaggaattacaaaataattTGAGAAGTAATGGATCATCACCTTCTCCACCTCCAGGATTATCAAGAGCTGCAGGTAATATTCCTCGAGTTAGAACTGTTGTTGGTGCTCCTCCACcagttgaaaaagaaagtaaaGCTGCTGCCAAAAATAGGAAAAAGAGAGAAGCCAAGAAACAAGCACAAGAAAAGAGTAATTCTCCTGCtcctgctgctgctgctggtgAGGCTGCCACAACTCCTACACCTGCTGCTACTGCTGGTGTTATTGGAGGAGTTGCATCATtagaagagaaaaaaattagatctttattaaagaaattaagagctattgaacaattgaaaatgaaacaagCTGCTGGTGAGACTTTAGAAGACACTCAAGTTATAAAAATCTCTaaagaagatgaaattaGATCTGAATTACAAACATTAGGTTGGAATGAATAG
- a CDS encoding filmanetation/polarity protein, putative (Similar to S. cerevisiae BUD20;~Similar to C. albicans BUD20): MGRYSVKRYKTKRRTRDLDLIYNDLSNPDSINKLKNQPLDELKPGLGQYYCIQCAKYFENQISLDRHTKSKIHKRRVKLLKERPYTPLEAEAAAGINMEKFINSVEKYKQLENHKQENKQEYDNLINQKKDNLDAIITGIPSEEFQQQQQQQQQVQESQNANQGTVSNDQEEVMMTD, encoded by the coding sequence ATGGGAAGATATAGTGTTAAAAGAtataaaaccaaaagaaGAACTAGAGATCTTGATCTTatatataatgatttatctaatcctgattcaataaataaattaaagaatcaaCCATTAGATGAATTAAAACCAGGATTAGGTCAATATTATTGTATACAATGTgccaaatattttgaaaatcaaataagtTTAGATCGTCAtactaaatcaaaaatacaTAAACGAAGagttaaattattaaaagaaagacCTTATACTCCATTGGAAGCAGAAGCAGCTGCAGGAATAAATATggaaaaattcattaatagtgttgaaaaatataaacaattggaaaatcataaacaagaaaataaacaagaatatgataatttaataaatcaaaagaaagataatTTAGATGCTATAATAACTGGTATACCTTCTGAAgaatttcaacaacaacaacaacaacaacaacaagtacAAGAGTCACAAAATGCAAATCAAGGAACTGTTTCTAATGATCAAGAAGAAGTTATGATGACTGattaa
- a CDS encoding 60S ribosomal protein L10 (Similar to S. cerevisiae RPL10;~Similar to C. albicans RPL10): MARRPARCYRYCKNKPYPKSRYNRAVPDAKIRIYDLGRKKATVDEFPLCIHLVSNELEQLSSEALEAARICANKYITKISGRDSFHLRVRVHPFHVLRINKMLSCAGADRLQQGMRGAWGKPHGLAARVSIGQIIMSARTKDSNKDVVIEGLRRARYKFPGQQKIIISKKWGFTPLNRDEYIAKKTNGEVIDDGAYVKFLSRKGNLEANLQQFPNYQYSA; this comes from the coding sequence ATGGCTAGAAGACCAGCTAGATGTTACAGATACTGTAAAAACAAACCATACCCAAAATCTAGATACAATAGAGCTGTCCCAGATGCTAAGATCAGAATCTATGATTTAGGTAGAAAGAAGGCCACTGTTGATGAATTCCCATTATGTATCCATTTGGTTTCTAATGAATTGGAACAATTATCATCTGAAGCTTTGGAAGCTGCTCGTATCTGTGCTAACAAATACATCACCAAAATTTCTGGTAGAGATTCTTTCCATTTGAGAGTTAGAGTCCATCCATTCCATGTTTTACGTATCAACAAAATGTTGTCATGTGCCGGTGCCGATAGATTGCAACAAGGTATGAGAGGTGCTTGGGGTAAACCACATGGTTTAGCTGCTAGAGTTTCTATTGGTCAAATCATCATGTCTGCTAGAACTAAAGATTCTAATAAAGATGTTGTTATTGAAGGTTTAAGAAGAGCTAGATACAAGTTCCCAGGtcaacaaaaaatcattatttctAAGAAATGGGGGTTCACTCCATTGAACAGAGATGAATATATTGCTAAGAAAACTAACGGTGAAGTTATCGATGATGGTGCTTACGTTAAATTCTTGTCAAGAAAAGGTAACTTGGAAGCTAACTTGCAACAATTCCCAAACTACCAATACTCTGCTTAA
- a CDS encoding phosphomannomutase, putative (Similar to C. albicans PMM1;~Similar to S. cerevisiae SEC53) → MSFANKQDPKTLVLFDVDGTLTPARLTISEEMKKTLEKLREKVVIGFVGGSDLSKQVEQLGPNVLNDFDYCFSENGLTAYKLGKELASQSFINWIGNEKYNKLVKFILKYLSELDLPIRRGTFVEFRNGMINVSPIGRNASTQERNDYEKFDKQHHIREQMVDALKKEFPDFGLTYSIGGQISFDVFPTGWDKTYCLQHVEDEHFENIHFFGDKSYKGGNDYEIYNDPRTIGHAVNSPDDTIKILNETFKLQ, encoded by the coding sequence atgtCTTTTGCTAATAAACAAGATCCAAAAActttagttttatttgatgttgatggTACTTTAACTCCAGCTAGATTAACCATTTCTGAAGAAATGAAGAAAACTTTAGAAAAATTACGTGAAAAAGTTGTTATTGGATTTGTTGGTGGTTCTGATTTATCTAAACAAGTTGAACAATTAGGTCCAAAtgttttaaatgattttgattattgttttagTGAAAATGGTTTGACAGCTTATAAATTAGGTAAAGAATTAGCTTCAcaatcatttattaattggattggtaatgaaaaatataataaattggtgaaattcattttaaaatatttatctGAACTTGATCTTCCAATTAGAAGAGGTacatttgttgaatttagAAATGGTATGATTAATGTTTCACCAATTGGTAGAAATGCTTCTACtcaagaaagaaatgattatgaaaaatttgataaacaaCATCATATTAGAGAACAAATGGTTGATgctttgaaaaaagaatttccTGATTTTGGGTTAACTTATTCAATTGGTGGTcaaatttcttttgatgTTTTCCCAACTGGTTGGGATAAAACTTATTGTTTACAACATGTTGAAGATGaacattttgaaaatattcatTTCTTTGGAGATAAATCTTATAAAGGTGGTAATGATTATGAAATTTATAATGATCCAAGAACTATTGGTCATGCTGTTAATTCACCTGATGATACTATCAAAATCTTGAATGAAACTTTTAAATTACAATAA
- a CDS encoding mitochondrial protein, putative (Similar to C. albicans FMP25;~Similar to S. cerevisiae FMP25), whose amino-acid sequence MIIRTRPLIQVLPRYNYFYRLNSSKNKFSSIENFNKNKTTYNFGYNFHDLKDLDNKINPQPKESRKDIGTNSKPNDYGNDNDKPIDINALLENDPRLLKLKPGTAEYRDELKKLHQEFESNQKKQRSRHEFNQRIKGMVFGLLALIGIVSTHQLLTNYESIKNRLLSNYNYSDLNEDNINIKSTNKKNVKSTKYMLEKLAKELNDENLNQIQDSKTVSGVYIFGNNDGNDDGNDGCKIPLRIPFFNNMYLKDAYIEKGHLIVINDQGKVYEWNKDWSNVKLINLPFKIEKITPTKDYFYFLTNKGEIVYIPRIKSNSEFIPLQRRNWFGILTTQIYNKLNIKDIKSFSSGDDHLLLLNKSGKVFVVNCSNNPINRGQYGPSYSPFTKENKIPVNQPIDLTLLNNRIIQTENKQGKAVVPRVFNYISSGKYFNIVCDDNGNIWTWGDNSCGQCGDINTTDLKPVPKIVFTKSDFKRVLRNVLPPRIQEEYIHIKKISTGDDSSYVLINYLDKDVLISFGNGINGQLGGGRYMQVCCWPEIVKSLIGLNEFDESLNSVKPIKIKDINVGNKHLFITLDNVGHNKDVYALGENEFGQQGNGKKNKSCKPMKIPKLIEPEDGKDKLQLVKNLNDVNTKRLSLLNEWKISKNVVVDQVIMAGNDASIIYYKKVQK is encoded by the coding sequence ATGATTATTCGTACTAGACCACTCATTCAAGTTCTACCTAGATATAATTATTTCTATCGattaaattcatcaaagaataaattttcttcaattgaaaatttcaataaaaataaaacaactTATAATTTTGGATACAATTTCCATGATTTAAAAGATTtagataataaaatcaatccTCAACCTAAAGAATCAAGAAAAGATATAGGTACTAATAGTAAACCCAATGATTAtggtaatgataatgataaaccTATTGATATAAATGCTCTTCTTGAAAATGATCCTCGATTACTTAAATTAAAACCTGGCACAGCAGAATATCGAGAtgaattaaagaaattacatcaagaatttgaatcaaatcaaaaaaaacaacgaTCTCGTCATGAATTTaatcaaagaattaaaGGAATGGTATTTGGTTTATTGGCTTTAATTGGAATAGTTTCAActcatcaattattaaccaattatgaatcaataaaaaatagattattatcaaattataattattctgatttaaatgaagataatattaatattaaatctaccaataaaaaaaatgtcaaAAGTACTAAATATATGTTAGAAAAATTGgctaaagaattaaatgatgaaaatttaaatcaaatacaaGATTCTAAAACAGTTAGTGGGgtttatatttttggtaataatgatggtaatgatgatggtaATGATGGTTGTAAAATCCCTTTACGTAtaccatttttcaataatatgtatttgaaagatgcatatattgaaaaaggCCATTTAATTGTTATAAATGATCAAGGTAAAGTTTACGAATGGAATAAAGATTGGTCAAATGttaaattaatcaatttaccatttaaaattgaaaaaataactCCAACTaaagattatttttattttttaacaAATAAGGGAgaaattgtttatataCCAAGAATTAAATCCAATTCTGAATTTATTCCAttacaaagaagaaattggttTGGAATTTTAACAACccaaatttataataaattgaatattaaagatattaaaagtttttcttctggtgatgatcatttattattattgaataaacTGGGGAAAGTTTTCGTTgtaaattgttcaaataaTCCTATAAATCGTGGTCAATATGGTCCATCCTATTCACCTTTTACAAAGGAAAATAAAATCCCGGTTAATCAACCAATTGATCTTACATTGTTAAATAATAGAATTATACAAACTGAAAATAAACAAGGGAAAGCTGTTGTTCCTCgagttttcaattatatttctAGTGGGAAATATTTCAACATTGTATGTGATGATAATGGGAATATTTGGACTTGGGGGGATAATTCTTGTGGACAATGTGGAGACATCAATACTACTGATTTAAAGCCAGTACCAAAAATTGTATTTACTAAATCAGATTTTAAACGAGTATTAAGAAATGTTTTACCACCACGAATTCAAGAAGAATATATtcatattaaaaaaatttctacTGGTGATGATTCATCATATGTtcttattaattatttggatAAAGATGTATTGATATCTTTTGGTAATGGGATTAATGGTCAATTAGGAGGAGGTCGATATATGCAAGTATGTTGTTGGCCAGAAATTgtcaaatcattaattggattgaatgaatttgatgaatcattaaattcaGTGAAACCAATTAAGATTAAAGATATAAATGTTGGTAATAAACATCTTTTCATTACTTTAGATAATGTGGGACATAATAAAGATGTTTATGCATTGGgagaaaatgaatttggaCAACAAGGAAATgggaagaaaaataaatcatgTAAACCAATGAAAATaccaaaattaattgaaccAGAAGATGGTAAAGATAAATTACAATTagtaaagaatttgaatgaTGTGAATACAAAGAGATTACTGTTATTAAATGAATGGAAGATTTCTAAAAATGTGGTTGTTGATCAAGTCATAATGGCAGGAAATGATGcttcaattatttattacaaaaaagttcaaaaatga